The stretch of DNA GTCCGCGTCGGGGTGGCCTGGTTCGTAGATCGTCTTCGGCGGTTTTCCGTCGGGGACGACGTCGGCGACTTTGACGCCCTTCAATTCCAACGGATCCGATCCCACGCTCTCGGAAGCGAAGACGACGTCCTGCCGCTTGTAGGGGCCGCCCTCCTCCGTCCGCGTCGATTCCGCGTTCGCAAGGTTCGAGGCGATGACGTTCATCCGCCGCCGCTGCGCCTCGAGCGCGGAGCCGCTGATCTTCAGCACATCGAACGAGTTCATCCTTACCTCCTCAACGCCGTCTTGAACATCCGGATATTCGTGGAAAGAAGAGTCACGGCGGTCTGGAAAAAGATCGCGTTTTCCGTCATCTTCGCGACTTCCACATCGAGCTCCACGTTGTTTCCGTCCCCCCAGGACGGTCTCGATTCCACATCGACCCTCCCGCCTTCCGCTCTCCCGGACTCGCCGATATGGCCCGGTGCGGTCTTTCGCAGTTCGATCGTCGCCTTTTCGAGCGTTTCGTCGAACTTTACGTCCTTCGCCTTGTAACCAGGCGTGTCGACGTTAGCTATGTTGGAGGCGATCACGCCGTGGCGTATTCCGGCCGCGCGGATCTGACGCTCGAGGGTTTTGAATATATCGCCCATGGAAATCCCTTTCTCTACAACAAACGTGCCATGGATTCCGGGCTCAGTGCCCGTACTCGTTCAGCTTGTTCCTGATCGTCCGGACCGTCACTCCGAGGAGTTCGGCGGCGCGGGCCTTGTTGCCGTCGACTTCCTTCAATGTGCGCAGGATCATCTCCTTTTCCATGTCCCGGATTCGCCCGTTGAATCCGCCGGTTTCCTCCGGTTCGTCGAACATGAGCGCGTTCACGCCGATCCGGTCACCGGAGCAGATGAGTACCGCCCTGCGGATAACGTTCTGGAGTTCCCTGATGTTCCCCCGCCAGGGACGGCTCCTTAGCACCGCCAGGCCCTCCTCCGTGAATCCGACTATCTTCTTCGCCTCGGCGGCGGAAAATTTTTCCGCGAAGTGCGCCGCGAGAAGAGGGATGTCGTCCGGACGCTCCCTCAGCGGGGGCAGCTTGACGGGAAACACGTTGAGCCGGTAGTAGAGGTCCTCGCGGAATCGCCCTTCCCGGCACTCCCTCTGAAGGTCCCGGTTCGTGGTGGCTATCACACGCACGTCTACGGGCACAGGTTCCTTCCCCCCCACCCGGTCGACTTCCTTCTCCTGGAGAA from Deltaproteobacteria bacterium encodes:
- the flgC gene encoding flagellar basal body rod protein FlgC; the protein is MNSFDVLKISGSALEAQRRRMNVIASNLANAESTRTEEGGPYKRQDVVFASESVGSDPLELKGVKVADVVPDGKPPKTIYEPGHPDADKEGFVAMPNINPIEEMANMMMAFRAYEASVATFNTAKSMMLKTLELGRA
- the flgB gene encoding flagellar basal body rod protein FlgB, with amino-acid sequence MGDIFKTLERQIRAAGIRHGVIASNIANVDTPGYKAKDVKFDETLEKATIELRKTAPGHIGESGRAEGGRVDVESRPSWGDGNNVELDVEVAKMTENAIFFQTAVTLLSTNIRMFKTALRR